One Tautonia rosea genomic window, GTTCCTTCCTTCTTGCCGGCATCGCATTTCTAGGCTTGACGGCCCTTGCTCCCGATTCGTTTCCCCTTCCCGAAACGGCCTGATCGTCGTATGGTTCCGAGCGATCATCTCCCTTCCGAACAAGACGATCTGGAGGAAGCCATGGACGTCCTGCGGGAAAATGGGTTGATCACGGCCGCCAGCGTAACATTGGCCTGCGTACTTGCCGGCCTCTGTTTCGCCCAAGGCAGGCAGCAGAAAAGCTCCGGCGGTCTTCAAGTCGTCAAAGACATCATTCGTGCCGAATGTGCCGTGGAGCCAACCGACCCACCGAGCTTGAGCGTCACCGTGACTGCTATTGACCCGAGAGCCCTCCCCCAGCATCCCCGAATCATCCCGGGTAAGTATGAGTCTCCTCCAGACGACGGTATTCAGGATTTCTTTGTCGTGGCTGTCCCTGCGGAGGGCGGACAGCCGACAGAAACCGAGTTCACGGTGAAAGACACATGGAATCGGTTCCGCGACGAAGCTCCCTGGCTTCGGGGCATCCGGATCCATGGTGCGGAAGGCGCGATAACCTTGCTGGTACAGTAAAGTGACGAATTGTTCATCTGATTCGTCCTCTTCTCCATGACTTTTCCCCGACGCGCAGGTGCACGGATGCCCGAGCCCAAGGGACGATCGCTGCCGCTTTCCGGCCCCCGCCGGTTCATCCTGGACATGATGCACTATGCGTCAAAGGTCCCCTCGGTGCCGGTCGGCCGGACAATGAATCTCGGCCCCCTGGCCGACGCCCGGCGCGCCCACCCGCTACGGCCGTCGTGGGCGGTCCTCTTTCTCAAGGGGTTTGGGATCGTCTGCGACGCTCACCCACCTTTGCGACGGGCATTGCTCAGCGTCCCGCATCTCAGGTTGTACGAACACCCGTTTTCAATCGCCTCGCTGGCCATGGAACGGGAGCACGACGGAGAACCCGTCATCGTCGTTGGTCTGTTTCGAGCCCCCGAACGGCAACCGATCGCCGAGCTTCAAAAAGCGCTCGACGAGTACCGAACCTGGCCGATCGAAAAGGTTGGCTTTTTCCGCCAGATGCTCCGAATCAGTAGCTATCCCGCCCCGATCCGACGCTTCCTCTGGTGGTCGACGCTCCACGTCTCAGGACCGAAGCGCGCAAAGCGGCTCGGCACCTTCGGTCTTTCCAGCTACGGAAGCCTCGGGGCCGAGTCGTATCACCCGATCAGCCCCTTGACTACGACCTTGACCTATGGCCCGATTGACGCGAGCGGCCGAGTCACCGTCAAGCTGATCTACGACCACCGCATACTCGACGGCGCCCAGATCGCCCGACGCCTGGCCGATCTGGAAGCCGCCTTGCTCGGCCCCGTCCGAGACGAGTTGCTTGCCGATCAAGCTCCCCAACGCGAAGCGGCCTGATCGCCCCGTTCCAGAGGAAAAGGACGATCAGGCGGGTCAAATCAGGACTGGTCGAACACCAGCATCAAACCTCCTGACCCGGAATCCGAACCTGGAGCTGACTCATCAACCGCTTCAGTTGATCCTCTTTCGAGTTGATGAACAGCACGTGATCGAGAGTCACCACCCGATCATTCGTCGAGAAGTTCAGGACGAGACGCCCAGCCCCGAGCCCAAGCAGGAATTCCAGGATGTCCGGAATCTCCTTCGAGAACTTCAACTGAATCGTCGGATAGCGGTCGAGATCGCTCAACGGGCCGTGGTGATGCAACACCTCGTTCGGGCGAATTTCCCAGTAGTCGAGGTATCGCGTCGCCCAGATGATCGCGTACATCACCGCCTGAATGAACGCGATCGCAAAGAAGAAGCCCGCGTTGGCCGCGAAGTAAAGATGCCTGGAGAGCGCCGTCAAAGGAGACAGGAAGTCGACCCCCTGCGACGCCAGGTAGAGCAGCAAGAAGGTCAATGTCAGAGCGAACAGGATCACCGCAATCAGCGTGAACCTGGGGAAATCGAGCGACATGACCATCATGTTCACGGCGAACACAATCAGAAACACCGCTCCGAAAATGTTCTGCCAGCTCGAAAAACGTCGAGCTCCCGGAGGGGGCACCTCGATCTCCGCCACCTGTTCCGCTTCGACCTGACCCTCGGCCACCTGGGCCCCTTCTCCCTGACCTTCTTCGGCGGCCTGAACCACTTCCACCGCCTCGGGCGTGACCGGAGGTTCGGGAGTCGTCTCAAGATCACCGACAATGAGCATGCCTGTCCCACAAATCAGTGCAAACACCATCGTGGGCCAAAGGAAAATGACCTTTGGATATGAGAAGATCTTGACAGATTCGATCTGCTGAGATGGCTGCCTCTGATCTTTTGCGGTCGGGTCCGAGGCCATCGCGTGCAACTCCTGATCGGAAAACAATAAAGGGACATTGCGGCATTCTGCTGAGGTTGTCAGCGAGCCTCCAGCGAATTTCGCTGGGAGCATCGTAACGGCGGTCAGGCTTCACCGGAAGCCCCCGCCGCTCTCACTCCGAGACAGCCAGAATCGGCCGTAAAGGTCATTCGTCGCCCATCGCCAACCATTCAGCAAGCTCTCCCTCCTCATTCCGAACAACTTGACCCGCACTGGCCTTTACCATGCGCTCGAAACGAGACCAGCCACCCCTCGCGGCATCCTCGGCAATTCGTTACGATCAAACTCCTTCCTTCGGGGAGCGGACGCACGGCTGGTGCCGGCCCTGGTCTTCAAAACCAGTTGGGCGGCCTGGAGACAGGTCGTCGGTGGGTTCGATTCCCATACGCTCCCGTGGTATTGTGCGTTTGCGATTTCAGTCGCTGTTGCGCTCGACCCGCGGGCCTTGCGTTGCCGACGTACGCGAGCCATTCCTCTCTCGGGGTCGAGCATGATCGACGCCTTCTGGCAACTGCTCGTTGATGCCATTGGTCCCGATCTTGCAGAGTTCGGCGAGGTTTCCCGCCTGATCCAAACGATGTTTCGCCTCGGCATCGCCGCCCTGCTCGGAGGCGTGCTCGGTCTGGAACGAACCCTCCGGTCTCGATCGGCGGGGATGAGAACGTTCATGCTGGTCGCAGTCGGCTCTGCCGCCTTCGTTCTCATCGCCGAGTTGATCGGTATCTCAGGAGGTGACCTGAGTCGGGTCGTCCAGGGGCTCTTGACCGGGGTCGGATTTCTGGGTGCGGGGGTCATCTTCCGATCGAGCGATCGGTCCCATGCCCATGGCCTGACGACCGCAGCCGGCATTTGGCTGACCGCGTCGCTCGGCATGGCGGTCGGCTTCGGTCGCCCGGCCTCCGCATTGCTCATCACCCTGCTGGCCCTTCTCATCCTGTCACCATTTGGAAGACGCCTTGAGCTTGCAATCAAGGCCCGCACCCGTCGTCAGCAGAAATGACCTGACCAGTGCTTCATCGAACGTTCGGGCACCCTCCGAAGTGTTGTTTCCCGAAACTGTGTAAACGGTTCAGTGACTCCTCGAACTTCATTGGAGAAGACCCTCGATGCACCATCGTACTCTTGGCAAGAGTGGGCTAGGTGTTTCGGCCATCGGCCTGGGATGCTGGGGAATGTCTGGTTCGTATGGGCCTGCCGATGAGGCTGAGTCCGAAGCCACGTTACGCCTCGCCCTCGACCGCGGCATCACCCTCATCGATACCGCTGACTCCTACGGCGAGAACGGACACAACGAGTCACTCGTCGGTCGGGTCCTCGCCAGCCGTCGCTCCGAATTCGTCCTCGCCACCAAGACCGGATGGGTCAAGCGTCCCGGACCCGACGGCACCGAGACGGTCGGCGTCGATGGTCGCCCCGATCGCATCCGATCCGCCTGCGACGCGAGCCTGGCCCGACTCAACACCGACGTGATCGACCTCTACTACCTTCACCGGATCGATCCCGATGTCCCCGTCGAGGAGTCCGTCGGGGCGATGGCTGAACTGGTCGCACAGGGGAAGGTCCGTGCCCTCGGGCTGTCCGAGGTCTCCGAAGCCACGCTCCGGCGCGCTCATGCCGTCCATCCGATCGCCGCTTTGCAATCGGAATACTCGCTCTGGACCCGTGAGCCTGAAGCTGACGTGATGCCGGCCTGTCGAGAGCTCGGCATCGCATTCGTCCCATTCAGTCCCCTCGGTCGAGGATTCCTCACCGGAGCCCTGACCAGTCGAAACGCCATCTCCGAAGGCGACTGGCGAGCCGGCAATCCTCGATTCACCGACGAGAATCTTGCCCGCAACCTCGCCTTACTCCGACCTTTGGAGGAGATCGGCCAGGCGCACGCTGTCCAGCCCGCGCAGATCGCGCTGGCCTGGGTCCTCGCTCAGGGAGATCAGGTCGTCCCGATCCCCGGCATGAAGCGACGCACCCACCTTGAAGCCAATATTCAGGCTGTTGAGGTGGTCCTGACCCCCGGCGAACTCGAACGCCTTAACGCGTCCTTTCCCCCTGGCATCGCCGCAGGAAATCGCTACACCCCCGAAGTCGCCTACTGGGCTGGGCGATAACGCACCAAGACCCCAGTAACGGTTCCTCACTACCGTTCCTGAGGCGAATGATCAGGACGCCTCTCCATCACGCTCCGAAATCCCGGAGCGTGTGACTTCTTCCCTTCACGACGCTGGCTTCACCCTCGCCAGGTCGAGAAACAGGATGCAAGACGGGTTGCCGACGGGTACGTACTGGCCCGTGAATTCCAGGCCTCCACTGTCCCGATTCACACGAAAGACAGTCACGTGGTCGGCTCTCTGATTACAACAATAAAGGAAGTTTCCGGTCGGGTCGAAGCCAAAGCTCCGAGGATAATTCCCGCGAGTCCATTCGTTGCCGACCATGGTCAACGTACCATCCTGGCCAATCTCGAAAATCCCGATGCTGTCATGCAACCGGTTGCCTGCATAAACATGGGTGCCGTCCTGAGAAACCAGGATCTCGGAGCAGAAATTACTTCCTGCATATCCAGGCGGCAAGCTTGAAACCGTCTGCCTCGAACTTAACCTTCCCGTCTCGGAATCGTAGTCGAACAGAACGATTGTCGATCCTTCCTCCTGAATCGAGTAGAACCAGCGTCCGTTCGGATGAAAATGGAAATGGCGAGGACCATCCCCAGGGGGCAATGAGACAACTGGCGATTCACTCGGTTTCAACGTCCCCGTTTGATCATCAAATTCCCAAACGAAGATTTGATCCAAGCCCAGATCCACGTGAAGCACAAAACGCCCCGAAGGATCTGCCTCGATCATGTGGGCGTGGGTCCGATCATGGCCACTGATGGCAAAGCTCCCCGGTGGTGCGTGGGTGGCTCGCGTCGGGCCAATCTCACCTTCATCGACCTTGACCTCTGTGGCCTCCCCAAGCTGACCATCTGCAAGGATCGGTACCACCGCCACCGATCCCCCGAAATAGTTTGCCACCAGGAGAAAACGACCCGACGGATGAATGCTCACATAGGTCGGACCCGCTCCTCCAGACGGCACCGTACTGAGCAAGGTCAACTGACCGTCCGCCGGATTGATGGCGAACGCACTGACCGTCCCCTGATTTGCCTCGTCGATCCGATCCGTTTCGTTTGCCGAATACAGTCGGGTCCCGTTCGCGTTCACGGCCAGGTGGCTCGGGCTCGTCCCCATTTCGAACAGACCAGCCGGTGTCATCGCTCCGGTCTTTCGATCCACGCGAAACAGATGAATCCCTCGTCCATTGCCGGGGGGCAGGTCGACTTGCGTTGGCAAGACATCGCGCAGCGGAGAGCTGAACGTGCCGACATAGGCCAGAAGGTCTCCACCCTCACCGCCTGCGTTCGCACCCTCCGATCGGGCGACCAGGGCAGCGGTTCCTGCCGCGACGCAGCCCATGCGAAGGAATGATCGTCGGGAACGTTCGTATGCCATCATGATGCGTTCGCACTCTCTCAAGACGCCGGAAGGGCCTGGCTTTTTGCAGTCCAGGCCTTCGCTTCTGTCTCTGCAAATTGCTCCCGATCAACCGGTGATGCTGTCTCCAACACACCCATGACCGCCGACTCGCTGTGAACACGATGATTGGAGCGTAACGCCCGTCCTGGCAAGTGTCCAGGCTTGGATGACCGAGCAGACCCGAGCGCCTGGTTCTTCTCCATCACCGAGATTCCACCATCGTCGGGCGCCGACCCGTTCTCAATCCTCCACCATACCAGCGGCTCGATCGCATCGCCCCTCGTCCCGATCGTCCCCGAGTTGGTCATTGCTCGTGGTTCGATTCGCACGATCTGACGATCAGGCTTCGTGGGGCTTGCCTTCTGGGTTCCACGATAACGGGAACCTCAATCGAATTCTTCCGCCACCGCAAGGAACAAGGAAATGTTCAAGAATCAGGGAAATCTCATCATCAGGGAATCGATTTCGGGTACAACTGTCGAAGAAGGTCCAGCAATTCATCCGGGTCCACAGGTTTGACTAAGTGTTGATCGAAGCCGGCCTCACGCGATCGCAGACGGTCTGAGGCCTGGCCCCATCCTGTCAGCGCGATCAACGTCCGTGAGGCCCCCGCAGGCTGGCTCCGAATCTGTCGGGCCACATCGTACCCATCCATGTCGGGCAATCCGATGTCGAGGACCACCACCTCAGGTTGAAACTCATCGATCACTGAGAGTGCCGAACGCCCATCGTGGGCGATTCGTACATCAAGACCTGCCAGGCCCAGCAGCTTCCCGAGTGTCTGAGCCGAATCCAGGTGATCATCCACCAGAAGAAGCCGAGAGATACGGAAGTCTCCCTTCTCTTTGGTTCGCTCGGTCGTCAGCGACTCGGTCTGATCCATTTCAGCAAGCGGAAGATGGACAATAAACTCGCTGCCGGCGCCGATCCCCTCGCTCCGTGCCTCGACGGTCCCACCGTGCAACTGAACGAGACCCCGCACCAGGGCCAGCCCAATCCCGAGCCCCCCTTGCGATCGGTGGAGGGCCGGCTCGACCTGTGAGAAAATTTCAAAGATGCGGGTCAAGTGCTCCTCATCGATCCCGATTCCCGTATCGCGCACCGAGACGTGAACCTGCCCTTCCTTTTGCCGAACCGTCAACGTGATCCGTCCCTCGACGTCCGAATACTTCGCCGCATTGTTCAGGAGGTTCGAAAAAACCTGAGCTAATCGCGTCGGGTCGGCATCAAGCACAATGGGCTCGGACGGCATGTCAATGGTCAACTCATGCCCTCCCGCCTCGATCAACGGCCGGCTTGTCTCCACGGCCACCTGAACAATCGAGGCCACGTCGACCTTCGCGCGTCGCAGCTCGAGCTTGTTGCTGGTGATGCGAGAAACATCAAGCAAATCATCAAGCAGCCGGGCCATGTTTCCAACCTGGCGGTCGATGACGTCACGATGCAATTGCAACTCAGGATCAGGCGGACCTTGTTTCCGGAGCAAGGCAACGGCGTGGCGAATCGGGGCAAGAGGATTCCGCAGTTCATGAGCCAGGGTCGCCAGAAATTCATCCTTGCGACGATCGGCGTCCTGAAGCGCTTCGGCTAACCGCTTCGGCTCATCAATATCGGTGATCGTACCGTACCATCGTACGACCTGACCGTTGTCGTCCCTCACCGGAACCCCCCGAACCATGTGCCATCGGTCCTGGCCGTTCGAGTCTCGTAATCGAAACTCGGTTCGATAGGGGGTTTCCTCCCGAACTGACGTTTCCCAACGGTTGATCAATCCGGATCGGTCGTCCGGGTGAACACTCTTCACCCACCGATCCCCCATTCCCTCCTCGGTCGGCATCCCGGTGTACGCTGCCCATTGACGGCTCAGATATCGAACCTGGCCTGTCGGGTCGGCCACCCAGACTATCTGAGGCATGGCTTCGGCCAATTGGCGGAACCGGGCTTCACTCGTTCGCAACTCCTCCTCGCGAAGGTGTCGCTCAGTAATGTCCGTCACGTGCGCCACAAAACCCCGAACCAACCCTCCCTCGCCCACGTCGGGAGTGTACGTCGCACTGATCCAGCGCGTTCCCCCGTCCCGATACGGAACTTCCGACTCGTAGCTCACCTCCTCCCCAGCCAACGCCGCCTCGACATGCGGTCGAATCGTCCTCCAGGCAGAATCGCCCAGCACCTCCCGCATGTGCTTCCCAAAGACATCCTCGCGACTCATCGCAAACCATCGCTCATACGAACGATTATTTAATCGATAACAGGCGTTCGCGTCAACGTAGGACAGGAGTGCTGGAACCGCATCAGCGACCAGTTGAACCCGCTCCCGTTCCGATCGCAGGCGTTCCTCGATCCGGCACCGTTCTGTCACGTCGAGCACCAGCGAAAGCACGGCCACCATTCGCCCCATCTCGTCGTGCAGGACCGAGTTGTACCATTCACACCAAAGGGGATCGCCCGACCGACTTCTGTTTCGGTTGTGGGCCACGACAAACCTGCTTGTCGGGTCGAGGAGCTGATCCTTGATCGCTTCGACCTGCTCACGGTCCTCGAAGAGCAACGGAACCTCGTCAATCCGCGTTCCGATGACCTCCTTTGCCGTCCACCCAAACAGTTTTTCCGCCTGACCTGACCAACGCGTCACAACGAATTCAGCGTCCCACTCGATGACCCCCAACGGGGTATGATCCACCAGGGTCGTGAGCCTCGTGAGAAGCCCGGTTCGTTCTCGGTCCGCCTCCTTTCTTGCGGTGATGTCCATCACGAGCCCGAGCACGCGGACCGGGCAATCACTTGAGTCTGTCTCAACCTTTCCCTTACCGAGGAGCCAGACCACCGAGCCATCGGGTCGGGAAATCCGAAACTCGACCTCGTCTCCCGACCTCGTGGCGATGGCTCGGGAAATTGCGTCCTTCACTCGCGCTCGATCCTCGGGATGGATCAGTTGACGAAACCCGCTCAGGGTTCCATCGAACGCCCCCGGAGACACTCCGAGGACCTCCTCCAAGTTGTCAGACCAGTCGATCCGATCGCTATGGACATCCCAGTACCAGGTCCCCATGCGACCTGCCTGAAGCGCCAGTCGAAGTCGCCCCTCGCTGACTCGCAAACGCTCCTCGGCTCGCTTCCGATCGTCGATATCGGTCGCCGTTCCGAACCGTTGAAGCAGCCGTCCCGACTCATCCCGCACCGGCACAGACCGAATCAAATGCCATCGATACGTCGAATCGCTCCGCCGCAACCGAACCTCGGCCTCAAGAAGATCCCCCTGTCCAAAGGCTCGCTTCCTGATCGCTCGAATCCGAGGCTGGTCATCCGGGTGAACGGCCGCGAGCCATCCTTCCCGCGACACCGCCTCCTCGATGGTCATTCCCGCATATTCATACCAGCGTCGATTGAACGACTTGACCACTCCTTCGGGATCCGCGGTCCAGAGTATTTGAGGCATCGTGTCGGCCAGTTGACGAAATCGCTGTTCACTCTCTTCCTGCTTCAAGCTTCGTTCCGACCTCTCACCATCGTCCCTGCCCAGATCCACGATCGAAGTGGACCCAAGCCGAGCGGTCACTCGCCGTCGTTCTCTCAGCACCACCAGCAGGACCCCGACCACTCCAAGGAGGATCAGCTCCATCTAATCGGACGCCTGACCCATCTCGCGAGACGCCCGGGGAACGAGGACGACGCATAACTCGACGACCACTCCGAGAACGAGCGTCAGAATTGCAGGACCGCCCCCCCCCAACCACGACACGACAACCACGGCGAGCAAGAACGTTCCAAACCCATGATGCGGCCCGAACACCCCCTCCATCGCCAGGCGCACCATCGAGGCAACCAGGACGGCCAGTACGGCGATCCCGTAGCCCCAGGTTCGAGGGAGAGGCTGACGGAGCATGGACTTCTCTCTCACTACGGCGGCACAGCCAGAACGCTCGCCCATCCACAAGGACGTGGTGTCTCTCAGGATACACAACTCTGATCGAAAAGCGACCAAGGGTCCCCCACCCCGGGCACCATCATTGAAAATGCCCCGTCCCGAATCACCCCAAAGGTTTCGCTCCCCTTGCTCCCAATCGCCTCCTTATCGTACACTCGCTCAGAATCAGTTATGGTGCCTTCCGTAAACCTGATTTCCGACAATTCGTCCGAAGAATACCTTTACAAATCCTTCCATCGCAAGTAACTTAGTCCGAAGCAGTTAGAACACGGAGAGGTGACCGAGTGGCCGAAGGTGCGGCACTGGAAATGCCGTGTACGGGTCAAACCGTACCGTGGGTTCGAATCCCACCCTCTCCGCTAATGACCCTTGCTGAAGACTCCCCGATCACACGTGTGATCAAAACCGATTGGGGTCATTCCCTCGTCATTTAGACGAAGGGTGCCTGCCGAATGAGTGGCGAAATCTGACGTTCGGGAACGAAGTCCAGTCCACATCCGTTCTCGATCGATCAACTCCCCACGCAACTGCCCCGTCGCAGTTTCGTGGGGCTCGTCCTTGACATAGTTGTCGGATCTTCGGAGGAATGCTCCTCAGGCGATGATCTCGTTCAGCACCCGTCCATGAACGTCGGTCAGGCGAAAATCACGACCAGCATAGCGAAACGTGAGCCGCTCATGGTCGAACCCGAGCAGGTGCAACACGGTGGCGTGCAGGTCGTGCACGCTGACCGGATCGCGCTCCGCCCGGAATCCGAATTCGTCGGTTGCGCCGAAGGTTGTTCCTCCTTTGATCCCCCCACCGGCCATCCAGACGCTAAACCCATAGTGGTTATGGTCGCGCCCTTGCATCGACGTCCCATCGGCCGACAACTCAACGGTCGGTGTGCGTCCGAACTCCCCTCCCCAGAGCACGAGCGTCTCGTCCAGCAGTCCTCGTGCCTTCAAATCGGTCAGAAGCGCGGCGATGGGGCCGTCGATCTCCGCTGCAAGACGTCGGTGATTGGCCTCAATCTGGTCGTGGTTGTCCCACGGCTGACCCGCCCCGTGCCAGAGTTGCACGTAACGCACACCGCGCTCAATCAACCGACGTGCGATCAGAGTTTGCCGACCATGCACACCGTCTCCATAGAGGGCCCTGATGTGCGTTGGCTCTCGCGAAAGGTCAAAGGCTTCGGCCGCCTCGATCTGCATACGAAACGCGAGTTCAAACGACTGAATGCGAGCGTCAAGCCGACTGTCGGTCAAGGTCGATTGATGCTCCGAATTCAATACCCTCAACAAATCGAGTTGCCTCCGTTGGGCCTCAGTCGTAACGTGAGGATGCTCAATATTCTCAATCAATCGATCAATCGTTTCATGCTTCGAATCGATGTAGGTTCCTTGATACCCGCCTGGCAAGAACCCCGCCTGCCAGTTCTCGACCCCCTTGATCGGATACCCTCCCGGACAAAGCGCAAGAAAACCGGGCAGATTTTGATTCTCCGTTCCCAGGCCATATAGCACCCACGACCCGACACTTGGTCGTGATTGGACCGAGTCGCCGCAATTCATCAACATGAGCGATGGCTCATGATTGGGAACCTGGGCATACATCGACCGAATCACGACAATGTCATCGATATGCTTCGCCGTCTCTGCAAACAGTTCACTGACCTCGATCCCGCTCTCGCCATATCGTCGGAATCGAAATGGCGACGGAAACGCTGCCCCAGTCTTCCGCTCGGTCAGGAAGGTCTCCGGAAGGGCTTGACCGGAGTAGCGGGACAGGCTTGGCTTGGGATCAAACGTATCCACATGCGAGGGACCACCGTTCAGGAAGAAGTGGATCACCCGTGTTGCTTTGCCGGCAAAATGCGGAGCCCTGGGCGCGAGACTTCCCGCCTCAGACTCGATCGGAGACGCGAACAGGGAACCCGAATCCGCCAGCGCTCCCAGCGCTCCCAGCGCTCCCAGACCCAACCCTGATCGAGTCAACAATTCGCGACGGCTTATCCCACCTCGATCCTGATCCGGGCGATTCATGAGACATGCTCCCGATGGCCAAAATTAATCCACGAACAAGAACTCATTTGACATCAATAACACCTGGGCGAGTTGTTCCCAGGGACCAAGCCGATCGGTACCCTTTCCCGAAAAGTCGATCGTCGCATCCCAGGTCGTTGCCTCCTGAACACCCACTTCGGTCAGTACAGGTGCCCAAAGAAACTGATTACTGTTGAGCGAGTCCTTCAGATCCACCACGAAGTCAATCGAATCACCAGGCTGGACCGAAAGCGCCTCGACACCAAGCGATGCTCGACCATCCTGAACCTCTGCCGACGCGATCAACCCGACTCGGCTGCCGATCAGGAACCCTCGAACCCCGTCTCCCTGGTTTACGTCGTGGATCAAGATCGATTCAACGCGAATCGTCATCTCCTTCGGGGCAACCCATCGTCGGACGACAGCATGATTCCGGTCGTTCCCCGGATGCCCTCCCTCGGCGGTCAATTGCAGCCACCCCAAACGTGCGTCGGGCCACGATGCCCCCCCTTGCCAGGCGGTTCCCGAGAAGTAAGGCAACGATTGGAAGTCCACCAAGCGGCCCGACTCTTCGTCCATCCTCCCATATCCATATTGCCAGTCGTTCGAGGTTTGGGATCGGTCCTCGTTCGGTCCCTGCTTCGCCGCTCGCACCAACGCGAGCGACGCCTCCATTTCTACCGAGGACGGCTCTCGCTGAGAGACACGTTGATACAGCCGACGAACCCGCTCCCGCTCATCCTCCACCTCGATGATCTCCGCCAGTCCGGCCAGTTCCCTGGCGCGTTCCAACAGAAACGGATGGTTCAGGAAAAAAAGCGCCTGCTGTGGCACCGTGGTCTCGGATCGTTGAGGGATGAGCAAATCAGGGTTTGCAAAATCGAACACGCGAAGAACACTCGGAAGGTTCTCCCGATCCACCTTCCCGTAAACGGTTCTTCTGGTCGAATACGGGGGCGAGAACATCGGCTCCGCGGCCCCTTCCATACGCTCATCAAGGGATCCTGACACCCTGAGCAAGGCATCGCGCAACTCTTCGAACGTGAGGCGATGCACCGGCATCTGCCAAAGAAGTCGGTTCTCAGGGTCAACCTGCAGGGCCAAAGCCCGCACCTTCGGATCGCTCGGACCGCGAGACGATTGTCGAAACGTCGCCGATCGCACAATCTGTCGATGCAGATCTTTCTGGCTCCACCCCTCCTCCATGAACCGCGACGCCAGCCAGTCGAGCAACTCAGGATGACTCGGGGGCTCGGCTCTCGTACCAAAGTCTCCCGGAGATCGCACCAACCCATCTCCAAAATAGCCCATCCAGACCCGGTTGACCGCCACTCGGGCGGTTAAGGGATTGGTCGGATCGATAATCGCCTGGGCCAGTTCTCGACGACCACTCCCCTCCGTGAAGGGTTCTGCGTCTGACCCGGCGATGGCCTGGAGAAAGCGTCGAGGGACCACCTCTCCCGGACTCGCCGAATTTCCTCTCCGGAAAACCCTTGGCTCGATCGACCTGTCCCGATCGACCAGGATCGTCGCGAACGGTGGTGCCTCAGCCGATTGAAGGAGCCAGCGATCGACCTCCGCTTGAAGCTTCCAAAGCTCCACAGTCGTCTGAGTCGGGAAGAAAAACTCAATATTCACCAGGGATTCGTCGGGAACCTCGCAAGGAGAGTCCGGGCCAAACAGAACCTGTCGTATCGCCTCTGAATCGGGATCGTCG contains:
- a CDS encoding PSD1 and planctomycete cytochrome C domain-containing protein, with product MKIKSYWVCVWLLLLGFQQAQAFDDERSTTDFFERTIRPLLVEHCLSCHGDETPEGGLSLTSRQALLVGGHSGPAVEPGKPDESFLIEVVRYDSEPRMPPKGRLSDQEIEALTQWVEMGMPWPDAPESGQTPAGSSASLEEAVARHWAFQPVRSVTPPEIRNSERARTPIDQFILDRLESEGLTLAPEADRRTLIRRASIHLTGLPPTANEVESFVTDDSADAYDRLVDRLLDSPQFGEHWARKWLDVARYSDTKGYVYAREEASWVHAQSYRDWVIRAINEDLPYDRFLLLQVAADQVADDPSDLAAMGFLTLGRRFLGVKHDIIDDRIDVVTRGMLGMTVACARCHDHKYDPIPTADYYALYGVFRNCAEVVVPAFDDSEAGLKHAAFDDGLQERQEALRDRLNEERAAAADRVRERVTQYLVAQFALSKYPDEAFSQILTDRDLIPASVHRWQETIDRAGRVGDPIFRAWHEFTRLPEKGFSERAAAISRSLSGEWRDEVNSRVAQAFEKPPIDRDDVATRYGMLFQEVIAEWEDRLSEAEAKGTPRPDGLDDPDSEAIRQVLFGPDSPCEVPDESLVNIEFFFPTQTTVELWKLQAEVDRWLLQSAEAPPFATILVDRDRSIEPRVFRRGNSASPGEVVPRRFLQAIAGSDAEPFTEGSGRRELAQAIIDPTNPLTARVAVNRVWMGYFGDGLVRSPGDFGTRAEPPSHPELLDWLASRFMEEGWSQKDLHRQIVRSATFRQSSRGPSDPKVRALALQVDPENRLLWQMPVHRLTFEELRDALLRVSGSLDERMEGAAEPMFSPPYSTRRTVYGKVDRENLPSVLRVFDFANPDLLIPQRSETTVPQQALFFLNHPFLLERARELAGLAEIIEVEDERERVRRLYQRVSQREPSSVEMEASLALVRAAKQGPNEDRSQTSNDWQYGYGRMDEESGRLVDFQSLPYFSGTAWQGGASWPDARLGWLQLTAEGGHPGNDRNHAVVRRWVAPKEMTIRVESILIHDVNQGDGVRGFLIGSRVGLIASAEVQDGRASLGVEALSVQPGDSIDFVVDLKDSLNSNQFLWAPVLTEVGVQEATTWDATIDFSGKGTDRLGPWEQLAQVLLMSNEFLFVD
- a CDS encoding DUF1501 domain-containing protein gives rise to the protein MNRPDQDRGGISRRELLTRSGLGLGALGALGALADSGSLFASPIESEAGSLAPRAPHFAGKATRVIHFFLNGGPSHVDTFDPKPSLSRYSGQALPETFLTERKTGAAFPSPFRFRRYGESGIEVSELFAETAKHIDDIVVIRSMYAQVPNHEPSLMLMNCGDSVQSRPSVGSWVLYGLGTENQNLPGFLALCPGGYPIKGVENWQAGFLPGGYQGTYIDSKHETIDRLIENIEHPHVTTEAQRRQLDLLRVLNSEHQSTLTDSRLDARIQSFELAFRMQIEAAEAFDLSREPTHIRALYGDGVHGRQTLIARRLIERGVRYVQLWHGAGQPWDNHDQIEANHRRLAAEIDGPIAALLTDLKARGLLDETLVLWGGEFGRTPTVELSADGTSMQGRDHNHYGFSVWMAGGGIKGGTTFGATDEFGFRAERDPVSVHDLHATVLHLLGFDHERLTFRYAGRDFRLTDVHGRVLNEIIA